The genomic window TTGAAAAAAGACGGAGTAGGGGTCATATATATCTCACACAGACTTGAAGAAATATTTGGCATATGCGATACTGTGACGGTCTTGAAAGACGGCGAGTGGGTGGCCACGGTACCGGTGTCGGAGGTCAAAGAAGACCGCCTGATATCCATGATGGTGGGCCGTGACATAAAGGACATATACTCCATAAAACAATACAATACCCGGGATGTAGTGCTCGAAGTAAAAAATTTGACCAGAGAACCGAGGTTCAGAAATATTAATTTCAAACTTTATAAAGGCGAAATACTGGGAATGTTTGGCCTGGTAGGGTCTGGCAGGACCGATATAGTCCGATGCATTTTTGGGGCCGACAGGGCCGATGCAGGAGAAATATATGTGGGTGGCGTCAAGCAATCGCTGAATTCACCCATAGATGCAATAAAGGCTGGAATCGGTTTTTTGCCTGAAGACAGAAAATTGCAGGGCCTGGCTTTACAGCTTCCGGTTATGACAAATACAAACATTGTAATATATGAGAATATATCAAAGTTCGGAATTATTGACGGAAGAGAAGAAAAGAAGAGAGCGAAAAAATATGTCGAGGAATTAAATATTAAAACTCCGTCCGTCTATCAGAAAGTAAAAAAGTTGAGCGGAGGAAACCAGCAAAAAGTGGTAGTATCGAAATGGTTGAACGCTGAGAGCAAAATATTCATATTTGATGAACCTACGGTCGGGGTTGATGTGGGCGCAAAACTTGAAATCTACAGATTGTTTGAAAACCTTACATCCCAGGGGGCGTCTATTATCTTGATTTCTTCCTATCTGCCGGAGGTCATGGGCCTTGCAAAGAGAATACTGGTCATGTATGAAGGAAATTGCACCGGCATAGTAAACAGGAATGAAGTTACAGATGAAGACATACTCAGATTGGCTTCAGGATTATCGATAGAGGGCAACAACTGAATGCAGGAGGGTATCCGATGAGCATCAATTCAAGCGCTAAAAAAATATTAGGCAAAGATAAATCTTTATCGGAAGGAACTATAATAATAGTTTTTCTGGCTCTTTTTGTACTGCTTTCCGTAGCGGTAAACGGTTTTTTTACCGCCAACAATCTTTCAAACCTGGTAAGGCAGACTTCAATTAACGGCGTCATAGCTCTGGGCATGACATTTGTAATAGTATCCGCCGGAATCGATCTGTCGGTAGGTTCCGTAGTGGGATTTTCCGGCATGTTTGCGGCGATTTTAATGACGCAAATGGGTATGAGCGCCGCAGTTTCAACAATACTCGCTCTGATTGCCGGGACTTTGGTTGGCCTGATAAACGGCATCCTGATCTACGACGGGAAAGTGCCGCCCTTTATTGCCACATTAGGCACGATGACTGTATTCAGAGGAGTCATAATGCTGATCAGCGGAGCGAGAATGGTATCGGGTCTTCCCAAATCATTCGTGAATTTTGCTCAGACAAGTTTTTTGGGAATGCCTTCGCTTTTTGTTGTATGGGTTGTAATGATTCTGATTTCATCGTTTATCATAGCTAAAACCAGATTCGGCCGCAACATCTATGCTATCGGCAGCAATACGGAGGCCGCCAGGCTCAGCGGCATCAATATCCGAACAAATATGTACATGATATACGGCTACAGTGCATTGATGTCTTCCATTGCCGGCATCATGCTGGTGTCCCGGCTGGCCAACGGAATCCCCACTGCCGGGGGCGGATATGAATTGGATGCCATTGCTGCTGCAGTCATCGGCGGCGCAAGTTTGAACGGTGCCGAGGGTTCTATTATCGGAACGGTTGTGGGCGCCATGTTGATGTCGACTCTGCGCAATGCGGGGGACCTGCTGGGCATTGATCCGTTTATCCTTCAGATATTGATCGGTGCTTTGATTGTGGCGGCCGTCTTGATCGACCAGGTAAAAAAGCAGAATAAATAGAATTAATAAAGGTAAAAGAGGTGACAACCATGTTAAAGAGACGAATCGGAACTACGGAATTGGAAGCATCGGTCATCGGTTATGGTTGCTGGGTTATATCGGGCAGCGATTTCTGGACGGGTACCGGGGACGAATCATCGATAAAAGCTGTTCAGACAGCTTATGACATGGGGATCAACTTTTTTGACGTCGCTCCGGTATACGGTTTCGGCCACGCGGAGGAACTCCTGGGCAAAGCCTTAAAAGGAAAGAGGGGAAAGATCATAATCGCCTCGAAATGCGGGCTGGTTTGGGACGATCAAAAAAGAATAACAAACCTGCTTTCAAAGCGGAGCATTTTGAAAGAAATAGACGACAGCTTGAGAAGACTGGGGACCGATTATATAGATATATACCAGATGCACTGGCCCGATTACAATACGCCGATTGAGGAGACCATGGACGCATTGAATCAGATAAAAAAGGAAGGGAAAATAAGATATATAGGCGCATCGAATTTTCCCGTCAAACTGCTTAATGAAGCAAGAAAATACGGGGAAATAGTATCGCATCAATGCCTTTACAACATGATAGATAGAAACGCCGATTTTTATCACAACATACCGCTTTATTACAGGACCGAGGAAGAGATTATTCCTGACTGCAAAGAGAATAAAACGGCTTTTATACCTTACAGTCCTCTTTGCCAGGGACTATTGACAGGAACCTTTAAACCCGGGGAAAACTTTGATGAAAAGGATGTGAGAAATGCCAATCCGGAACTTAAAGGCGAAAAACTTGCCAGGAATCTTCAAATCGTAGAAGAGTTAAAAAAAGTCGCAGAAAGGATAGGTAAGCCGCTTTCTCAAATAGCCCTCAACTGGCTGATTAAAAATGAAACGGTAACCACCATCATTGCCGGAGCCACAAAAACCGCACATATAAAGGACAATGTAGAAAGCGCCGCATGGGAGCTGGATAATGAAACATACAAAGAAATCAACACAATTCTTGATAAATATCAAAAAAAGTAATATGTTTAATGTAGAAAATATTATAGCAAAGGAATGAAATAATGAATCTGGAAGCCGCAAAACTTAACAAAGACATACCTGTGCCGCTTTATTACCAGCTAAAAGAAATACTGCTGTCATATATTCACAAAAATCAGCTGAATGCCGGTGATCCTATTCCCACGGAAATTGAACTTTGCCAGATTTTTAATATCAGCAGGCCCACTGTAAGGCAGGCCATCAATGAATTGGTGAGAGAAGGATATCTGAAAAAAATAAAGGGTAAGGGGACATTTATCACCGAACCGAAAATCAATCAGGAGTATACTCACAGAATCATAAGCTTCAATGATGAGATGATACAAAAAGGTCTGGTTCCAAAAACAAAAGTTTTAAAACAAAGATACATTGCATCCGATGAACAGGTGGCAAAAAAGTTGAATTTAACCGTGGGAGAAGAAGTCTTTCACTTAAAAAGGCTGCGCTACACCAACGACGAGCCGATTGTCTTTTTAGACAGCTACGTACCGCTAAAATTGTGTCCCGGGATCATCGAAATTGATTTTGTGAACAATTCTCTTTATGCCACTTTTGAACAAAAATACGGTATTATCGTCAAAAGAGCTGTAAGGTCTATTGAAGTCGATTTGGCGGGGGAGTACGAGGCAAAGCTGCTGCATATAAAGGAAGGGGCTCCGATTCATTATTTTGAAACGGTGGCTTATAATCAGGATAATGTAGCCGTCGAATATACGATTTCCCGTTACAGGGGAGACAAGAGCAAGTTTATAGTGGAGCTTGTCAATGCCTAAATTATTTACTAAATTTTAATGTTATTGGGAGGTCATCGCAATGCCGAAATATCTTCTGGCACATGATCTGGGGACTTCCGGAAACAAGGCTACTCTGTACACGACCGATGGCGAACTGGTAGCGAGCAGGACATATCCATATGATACGAAATATTTCAATGCCAATTGGGCGGAGCAGAATCCCGACGACTGGTGGCAGGCGGTCTGCATTTCCACCGGGCAGCTCATCCGGGGCATAGACCCGAGCCAAATAGCATGCGTTTCCTTCAGCGCGCAGATGATGGGGTGCCTGTGTGTTGACAGGCAGGGAAGGCCTTTGAGAAATTCAATAATTTATTCAGACCAGAGGGCGGTAAAAGAGACGGATAAAATACTGCAACACATAGACGCCATGGATTTTTATAAAATCGTGGGCCACCGGGCCAGTCCTTCCTATTCCCTGGAAAAGCTGATGTGGATCAAAAACAACGAACCCGACATTTATAAAAATACTTACAAGATGCTGAATGCAAAAGACTATATCGCTTTTAAACTGACCGGCAAAATGGTTACGGATTATACGGATGCGTCCGGAACCAATGCCTTTGATTTAAACACTTACAAATGGTCGGATAAAATAATCGATATCGCCGGTATAGATGAAGACAAACTGCCGGAAGCTCGCGAATCCACTTTTGTCGTAGGTGAGATAACAAAGGAAGCAGCGGAAGAAACGGGTCTAAAAGAGGGCACACCGGTGGTCATCGGCGCCGGGGACGGTATGTGTGCTTCGGTGGGTGCGGGATGTATCAAGCCGGGGATTGCCTACAATTATGTAGGGTCATCGTCATGGATAGGGATTACATCAGAAAAACCCGTATATGATGTGAAAATGAGGACTATGACGTGGGCCCATGCCGTTCCCGGCTACGTCAATCCCATAGGGACCATGCAGACCGCCGGTACGTCGTACAGCTGGCTTAAAAATGAGATTTGCAAAATTGAGACAAAAGAGGCGCTGGAAAAAGGCGTAAGTCCGTATGAGATAATCAATGATGAAATAGAAAAGTCTCCTCCCGGGGCCAGGGGAATCCTGTTTTTACCCTATCTCCTCGGTGAAAGGACACCTCACTGGAATCCCAATGCCAGAGGTGCTTTTATAGGAATAACCGTCGGGCATAAACGTGAAGATCTGTTGAGGGCTGTCATGGAAGGAGTGACATACAATTTAAATACTATAGTGAATATCTTTAAAAATTACGTTCCAATCGACAGCATGATTGTCATTGGCGGAGGGGCCAAAGGGAAAGTATGGCGCCAGATGATGGCGGATATATATGGCGTGAAGATATTAAAGCCCAATTATCTTGAAGAAGCCACATCCATGGGAGCGGCCGTCATCGGCGGCATAGGAGTCGGTGAATTCAAGAGCTTTGACGCCATAAATAAATTTATAAAAATTGAGAGTGAACATGACCCCGACCCTTCAAAAAGAGAAATTTATAATAAAACATATCAAGTTTTTCTTCATTCATATGACGCTTTGACGGGTATATATGAAGAACTGGCTAGACTTTAACTGCACTTTAATCGAAGGAATGTGATAACAGCATGAAAATACTGGTGACACCCAGGTCCTTTGCTAAACATGATCCAAAACCCCTGGAGATGCTTCTCGAAAAAGGCTTTGAAATAGTGCAAAATCCGTATCAAAGGCCGCTCGTGGAAGAGGAAATAACCGAGCTTATAAAAGATGTAGACGGCGTAATAATAGGCGTTGATCCTCTTACAAGAAATGTCCTTGAAAAAGCTGAGAATCTAAAAGCCATATCAAAATACGGTGTCGGTGTCGATAACATTGACCTTGATTATGCAAAAGAGCGGGGGATAAAGATATCAAGGACCGTTGGAGCCAATTTTAACGCTGTAGCGGATTTTACCGTATGTCTTATGCTGGCAGTTGCCAGGAAAATCAATGTAATCGACAGGGAGTGCAGAAGAAACAACTGGAACAAAATCATGACGATGGAAATATATGGTAAAACGCTCGGAGTAGTTGGAACTGGCAATATAGGCAAAGGTGTAATTAAAAGGTCAAAAGGTTTCGATATGAATATCCTTGCCTATGATGTTTATCCGGATGAAAAATTTGCTAAAGAATACGGCGTGAAGTATGTGAGCCTTGAAGAGCTGTACAAAAACGCCGATGTAATTTCACTTCATGTGCCTTTGACGGAAGATACTTACAAAATGATAGGAAAAAGAGAACTTCATATGATGAAGAAAAATGCCATATTGATTAACACTGCCCGGGGTGGCCTCATTGATGAGGAGGCTTTATATGAAGCGTTAAAAGAAAATGTGATATACGGTGCAGGCATCGACGTTTTTGAGCATGAACCGCCGACCAATAAAAAGCTCTTTGAGCTGGACAATATGGTAATCAGTTCTCACAATGGGGCTTCTACTTACGAGGCGGTGGATAATATGGGGCTGATGGCTGTGGAAAATCTTGTAAGGGACCTATTTTCTTGAGGTCAAATATTCAGACTGTTCTCGGGCTTATCCCGAAAGAAAAACTGGGTTTTTGCCACAGCCATGAGCACTTATTCATAGCCCCCGGGAAGTCGGAAAAGGTAAATCCGGCTTTGAGAATAGACGATTTGGGCAGGACCGTAGAAGAACTGAAAATGTATAAAAATTTGGGCGGTCAGAGTATTGTGGATGCGCAGCCGGTTGGATGCGGAAGGATGGCCGAATATCTGGCCGAATCATCCGAAAAGGCGCATGTCCATATAATTGCTTCTACGGGATTTCACAAGATGATTTTTTACGATGAGGACCATTGGATTAAAAACATAAATGAGGATAAACTGGCGGATATTTTTATCCATGAGCTTGAAAAGGGTATGTTTACAGACGGAGATTATAAAGCGCCGGAAAAGGCAATTTCATCGAAAGCGGGCATAATTAAAACTGCTTCTGACAGTGAAGGCATAACGGATGAATACAAAAAACTATTTCTGGCCGCTGCCAGAGCCTCCAGATGTACCGGTTTTTGCATCTTGAGCCACACGGAAATGGGAAAACATGCCCTGGAACAAATAGAACTTTTTGTAAAGGAAGGCGTGAACCCGGATTCCATCATAATCTGCCATCTTGACAGAGATTTGAGCGACATGGGATATCACAGAGCTGTGGCGGAAACCGGAGTATTTATGGAATATGATACTATAGGCAGGTTTAAATATCACAGCGATCTGGAGGAAGCAAAATTCATTGTAGAGATGGTTGAATCGGGTTTTGAAAACAAAATATTGCTGGGCCTCGATACCACCAGGGAGAGGCTGCTAAGCTACGGTGGCAGTATAGGCCTGGGATATATAAAGCAAAAGTTTATACCGCTGCTCCTGGAGCTGGGTATAACGCAAGAAATGATAGAGAAATTTACAATAATAAACCCATCAGAAGCTTTGGCAAAAAGGAGTGAAACCGTATAGAATGGCTGTAGAATTACCGAAAAAGGCAACACAACCGACAATGTATTTCATTGGAGTCACTACAAAGCAATCTTCAATAATGAAAGTTTTTCCTCTGTGGGCAGAGGAACTGGGGCTCAAAGATGCGGTCCTGAAAGGGATAGATATGGAGATCCATGCAGATCCGGATGATTACAGGAAGGTAGTGGACTTTATCAAAAATGATGAACAATCTCTGGGAGCGCTGGTTACAACTCATAAGATTGATTTGTACAATGCCGCCAAAGATATGTTTGAATATCTGGACCCCTATGCGAAAGCCTTTGGAGAATTATCTTCCATATCGAAAAAAGAAGGCAGACTGGAAGGCTACGCGAAGGACCCCATTTCAAGCGGATTGGCGCTGGAAGCGTTTTTACCGGAGGATTACTGGAGGAGTTACGGCGGTGAGGTTTTCATTATGGGAGCCGGAGGAAGCTCCATTGCGGTAACATCTTACTTGATTAACAAAAAGCATAATGGAAATTATCCTTCAAAAATAATCGTTTCCAACAGGAGCAAACCCAGGCTGGTTTCCATGGAAAAAATCATTAAACAATTAAATCCGCCGATTCCCATTGAATATCACTTGTGCCCCCAGCCAGAGGACAATGATAAACTGCTTGAAAAATTAAAACCTCATTCACTTATAATCAACGCCACAGGCCTGGGGAAAGACAGGCCGGGATCGCCGCTGACCGATGCATGCGAATTCCCCCGGGACAGCCTCGTATGGGAGTTTAACTATAGAGGGGATCTGGATTTTATGCATCAGGCTTTAAGACAGAAAGATAATAAAAATCTATATGTGGAAGATGGATGGATATACTTCATACACGGATGGACTCAGGTTATTGCCGAAGTG from Biomaibacter acetigenes includes these protein-coding regions:
- a CDS encoding sugar ABC transporter ATP-binding protein — translated: MAGQEIVRMEGITKEFPGVRALSNVNLTVKKGEVHAIVGENGAGKSTLIKILMGVYQKDKGKIFIEGREVNIANPLVAKEYGLGAVYQDITLAPHLSVGENFFLGKLPVKNGLIDWTTVYKVTEETLKKLDINIDPRKRLKDLPVAQQEMVAIAKMIYEKVKLVIFDEPTALLTNEETQKLFEIIDRLKKDGVGVIYISHRLEEIFGICDTVTVLKDGEWVATVPVSEVKEDRLISMMVGRDIKDIYSIKQYNTRDVVLEVKNLTREPRFRNINFKLYKGEILGMFGLVGSGRTDIVRCIFGADRADAGEIYVGGVKQSLNSPIDAIKAGIGFLPEDRKLQGLALQLPVMTNTNIVIYENISKFGIIDGREEKKRAKKYVEELNIKTPSVYQKVKKLSGGNQQKVVVSKWLNAESKIFIFDEPTVGVDVGAKLEIYRLFENLTSQGASIILISSYLPEVMGLAKRILVMYEGNCTGIVNRNEVTDEDILRLASGLSIEGNN
- a CDS encoding ABC transporter permease, whose protein sequence is MSINSSAKKILGKDKSLSEGTIIIVFLALFVLLSVAVNGFFTANNLSNLVRQTSINGVIALGMTFVIVSAGIDLSVGSVVGFSGMFAAILMTQMGMSAAVSTILALIAGTLVGLINGILIYDGKVPPFIATLGTMTVFRGVIMLISGARMVSGLPKSFVNFAQTSFLGMPSLFVVWVVMILISSFIIAKTRFGRNIYAIGSNTEAARLSGINIRTNMYMIYGYSALMSSIAGIMLVSRLANGIPTAGGGYELDAIAAAVIGGASLNGAEGSIIGTVVGAMLMSTLRNAGDLLGIDPFILQILIGALIVAAVLIDQVKKQNK
- a CDS encoding aldo/keto reductase codes for the protein MLKRRIGTTELEASVIGYGCWVISGSDFWTGTGDESSIKAVQTAYDMGINFFDVAPVYGFGHAEELLGKALKGKRGKIIIASKCGLVWDDQKRITNLLSKRSILKEIDDSLRRLGTDYIDIYQMHWPDYNTPIEETMDALNQIKKEGKIRYIGASNFPVKLLNEARKYGEIVSHQCLYNMIDRNADFYHNIPLYYRTEEEIIPDCKENKTAFIPYSPLCQGLLTGTFKPGENFDEKDVRNANPELKGEKLARNLQIVEELKKVAERIGKPLSQIALNWLIKNETVTTIIAGATKTAHIKDNVESAAWELDNETYKEINTILDKYQKK
- a CDS encoding GntR family transcriptional regulator; protein product: MNLEAAKLNKDIPVPLYYQLKEILLSYIHKNQLNAGDPIPTEIELCQIFNISRPTVRQAINELVREGYLKKIKGKGTFITEPKINQEYTHRIISFNDEMIQKGLVPKTKVLKQRYIASDEQVAKKLNLTVGEEVFHLKRLRYTNDEPIVFLDSYVPLKLCPGIIEIDFVNNSLYATFEQKYGIIVKRAVRSIEVDLAGEYEAKLLHIKEGAPIHYFETVAYNQDNVAVEYTISRYRGDKSKFIVELVNA
- the xylB gene encoding xylulokinase — encoded protein: MPKYLLAHDLGTSGNKATLYTTDGELVASRTYPYDTKYFNANWAEQNPDDWWQAVCISTGQLIRGIDPSQIACVSFSAQMMGCLCVDRQGRPLRNSIIYSDQRAVKETDKILQHIDAMDFYKIVGHRASPSYSLEKLMWIKNNEPDIYKNTYKMLNAKDYIAFKLTGKMVTDYTDASGTNAFDLNTYKWSDKIIDIAGIDEDKLPEARESTFVVGEITKEAAEETGLKEGTPVVIGAGDGMCASVGAGCIKPGIAYNYVGSSSWIGITSEKPVYDVKMRTMTWAHAVPGYVNPIGTMQTAGTSYSWLKNEICKIETKEALEKGVSPYEIINDEIEKSPPGARGILFLPYLLGERTPHWNPNARGAFIGITVGHKREDLLRAVMEGVTYNLNTIVNIFKNYVPIDSMIVIGGGAKGKVWRQMMADIYGVKILKPNYLEEATSMGAAVIGGIGVGEFKSFDAINKFIKIESEHDPDPSKREIYNKTYQVFLHSYDALTGIYEELARL
- a CDS encoding phosphoglycerate dehydrogenase; translation: MKILVTPRSFAKHDPKPLEMLLEKGFEIVQNPYQRPLVEEEITELIKDVDGVIIGVDPLTRNVLEKAENLKAISKYGVGVDNIDLDYAKERGIKISRTVGANFNAVADFTVCLMLAVARKINVIDRECRRNNWNKIMTMEIYGKTLGVVGTGNIGKGVIKRSKGFDMNILAYDVYPDEKFAKEYGVKYVSLEELYKNADVISLHVPLTEDTYKMIGKRELHMMKKNAILINTARGGLIDEEALYEALKENVIYGAGIDVFEHEPPTNKKLFELDNMVISSHNGASTYEAVDNMGLMAVENLVRDLFS
- a CDS encoding phosphotriesterase family protein translates to MRSNIQTVLGLIPKEKLGFCHSHEHLFIAPGKSEKVNPALRIDDLGRTVEELKMYKNLGGQSIVDAQPVGCGRMAEYLAESSEKAHVHIIASTGFHKMIFYDEDHWIKNINEDKLADIFIHELEKGMFTDGDYKAPEKAISSKAGIIKTASDSEGITDEYKKLFLAAARASRCTGFCILSHTEMGKHALEQIELFVKEGVNPDSIIICHLDRDLSDMGYHRAVAETGVFMEYDTIGRFKYHSDLEEAKFIVEMVESGFENKILLGLDTTRERLLSYGGSIGLGYIKQKFIPLLLELGITQEMIEKFTIINPSEALAKRSETV
- a CDS encoding shikimate dehydrogenase family protein, yielding MAVELPKKATQPTMYFIGVTTKQSSIMKVFPLWAEELGLKDAVLKGIDMEIHADPDDYRKVVDFIKNDEQSLGALVTTHKIDLYNAAKDMFEYLDPYAKAFGELSSISKKEGRLEGYAKDPISSGLALEAFLPEDYWRSYGGEVFIMGAGGSSIAVTSYLINKKHNGNYPSKIIVSNRSKPRLVSMEKIIKQLNPPIPIEYHLCPQPEDNDKLLEKLKPHSLIINATGLGKDRPGSPLTDACEFPRDSLVWEFNYRGDLDFMHQALRQKDNKNLYVEDGWIYFIHGWTQVIAEVFHIDIDSARLKRLSEIAQSYR